The following coding sequences are from one Diadema setosum chromosome 9, eeDiaSeto1, whole genome shotgun sequence window:
- the LOC140233126 gene encoding peptidase M20 domain-containing protein 2-like: MEELLSASSQTIDTEATHLWELGHEIWRNPELGLQEFHAHKLLCNFMRERGFTVEEQFLGSTGFRASYSNPSSGGEGVHICLLAEYDALPELGHASGRNLITESCVATALAVKAVIEKKKGIGKVTVLGTPDSEGNGKKIEAIHSGLFKDVDLAASFNPFTVNVAKPTMLTIMRLTIRFKGKAAHASSCPWDGRNALDAAVLCYNNISVLRQQLKPFMQIHGVISNGGVKPNIIPEHTEMVFYLRAKDHVDMAHLQQRANAAFHAAAKATGCELEFDFTPTPYSNLCSNAQLASLYQRQAEGLGMEFTTSVDMAATLVGSSDTGNVSHVVPTLAPAFDIAPAAVATNTQAFAEIAGSEEAHKRALIAAKAMARTLIMAAMDSSIMTSIKNGFEADSCAASMTQWH, translated from the exons ATGGAGGAACTACTGTCGGCAAGTTCTCAGACCATCGACACCGAAGCCACACATTTGTGGGAACTTGGCCATGAAATTTGGCGAAATCCTGAACTTGGTCTCCAAGAGTTTCATGCCCACAAGCTTCTGTGCAATTTTATGCGAGAAAGAGGATTTACAGTGGAGGAACAATTTCTGGGTTCGACTGGATTCAGGGCATCGTACTCCAACCCATCATCAGGGGGAGAGGGGGTGCACATTTGCCTGTTGGCTGAATATGATGCGCTTCCTGAGCTTGGGCACGCCTCAGGTCGTAATCTCATCACAGAATCTTGCGTAGCAACAGCACTTGCTGTGAAGGCAGttattgagaaaaagaaaggaattgGAAAG GTCACTGTACTTGGCACACCAGACTCAGAAGGAAATGGGAAGAAAATTGAAGCCATCCACAGTGGGCTGTTCAAAGATGTAGACTTAGCAGCATCCTTCAACCCATTTACAGTGAATGTGGCCAAACCCACCATGCTGACCATCATGCGATTGACCATTCGCTTCAAAGGGAAGGCAGCACATGCCTCCTCATGTCCATGGGATGGCCGAAATGCCCTGGATGCAGCTGTCCTGTGCtacaataatatttctgttcTGAGGCAACAGCTGAAGCCTTTCATGCAAATACATG gCGTCATCTCAAATGGTGGAGTGAAGCCCAACATCATCCCTGAGCACACAGAGATGGTCTTTTACCTGCGTGCCAAAGACCATGTGGACATGGCTCACCTACAGCAGCGAGCCAATGCTGCCTTCCACGCTGCTGCAAAGGCAACTGGCTGTGAGCTGGAGTTTGATTTCACCCCAACACCATACTCCAATCTATGCAGCAATGCTCAGCTGGCTTCTCTTTACCAGAGACAGGCGGAAGGTCTTGGCATGGAGTTTACCACTAGCGTGGATATGGCCGCCACTCTTGTCGGTTCGTCCGACACTGGTAATGTTTCTCACGTTGTGCCAACTTTGGCACCAGCATTTGACATTGCACCAGCAGCTGTAGCCACAAACACTCAGGCCTTTGCAGAGATTGCTGGTAGTGAGGAGGCTCACAAAAGAGCCCTAATCGCTGCCAAGGCAATGGCCCGAACCTTGATAATGGCTGCCATGGATTCCTCCATCATGACAAGCATCAAGAATGGGTTTGAGGCAGATTCCTGTGCTGCTTCCATGACCCAGTGGCATTGA